In Oryza sativa Japonica Group chromosome 1, ASM3414082v1, the genomic stretch TCAACCCCGACCGCCCGCCCAATCATCTTGCACCACGCGTCCGCCCCTCCCTGGACTCCTCTCGGTGGGtgggaagggagaggagagagggagaggggggagagggaagCGCAGACGACGACAACACAGGTCgcgagtggaggaggaggagaagcgagcAAGCGCAACGCGATTCTCCGCCGCGTCACCGAATTGGAGGATTTTCTGCCCTTCCCTTTTGCCGTGGCTGGAGATGCAACCGTCGGGACCCGGGGGGCAGCGCGTATCGGGCTCTCGTTCGGGTGCGGCGCCAGCGGCGGCCGCCACCTGAGGAGGATGTTCGAGTGGAACGACGACCAGCAGCAGGTGCGCCGCAGAGGAAATCCGTCCTTCCCTTTGCTTTTCTTAGCTGTAGTTTCGTGCCGCGGATGCTGTGGCGGCTGGATCTGCTTTGCTGTGCGAGCACGTGTACCGCGCGAAGCTAGTTTATATGTGGTGGTCTGGTAAGGGGATATTGCTTTTCCGCCTTCTCATTTCTAGGGGATTTTAGTGCTCGAAGAAGCAGCTGATGATtgtgagcgagcgagcgaggatGATAGGATTATTTCCAAGGAGGCTCACCTAGCAGAGAGAGTCTTGTGGGCATTTAGATGCTACCGCGTGCGGTTGGGTTGTGCTAGGTCTCATAAGGTAAGGTTACACTAAATTGGAAGTTATGTAACTTGTAGAATTGTCTATTGCGTCGACGGGTGGTGGATGTCCCAATAATCTTTTGCGACTCCACGGGAGTGCTGCCAATCTGACTTCTATCGTTAGTCTTCTCTACATAGCAGTATTGTGAACCAAggttatatatttttgaattCACGTGACGGCTGCTGGACGCTGATAACTTCAAGTTACAGTGTTTCTGTTGTGAATTATTAGAAGTAGGATCATACTCTGATACTTATGTCATTTGGTGTATTAAAGTTCTCTTATAGTAGGTCACTCTTTGGGTAATGTAAAATGGATTGGATTGATTATGAAAAATGGTCTTctttttatcaaaaattcatgATTCAGACAGCAGGCCTACCCATATGAATTAAAACGTTGTGGCTTAATAGTTTCGGTTTAGTGACCTAAATTGTATAATCTCATATCACTCTCGATTATGAATAGAGAACCATGATAGGAATCTTGCACTCTAATTTTACACATTATTTATTCTACTATACAATTGAATTTATATTGTAGGGTATATTCATGTGTGTTCTCCTTTAggacctcatcttttcgcttatgcttatgcttatcagctaaaatttgaattttcaaccttaaatttggagctgattttgaggttttttcatcaaaatttatttttcagccttttcttttagatcgctaagaacacgtatataacagttttattcacaaattacttttcatttgcaaatacgCCGTTTCACTTATTCGCGcgtttcgcttattccgcgaataagcgaaacgatggctcCGTAAATTGTTTCAAAATAATTTGACAATGAGACTCTGCTTAAATTTCCTCAGAGTATTTTCAGATTATCGTTTGAATTGCAGGTGGGAGATGCAATATGGGCTGAGTTCAATGAGAATGAAGACCATATTGTGCCTTACCCTAAGGATACAGAGGATAGTGCATTAGTAAGTGTTGGAGACCAGAAGAAGAATGATGAAGAAACTGATAATATTCCTGGCCTTACTGAACGAAGTTCAAGTGGTCAAACTGAGTTTCCAGTTTTGGAAAAGCAGCCTGCCTCTCAGGCTAGTGAACATTATTCAGCTACACAACTTGACGTTGAATCCTGGCCTGACTTGCCTTCTTTGAATGCCACACTTGATAGAAACTACAGCGATGATAATATAGCATCTACATATTTGGATTTCAGTTCTGCACCTAGTTTAGAGAAGGTCACAGGAAACACAACAGGTTTGTTTCATCCTATTACTGCTGCGTGTGGATTTTATTCCTGCTTCATTTTCATAACAGCTAATCTATAAGCATGTTGATGCATGGAAAAAAGGATACCATTTATGTAAAAGAAGAGGTGACATAATTTGTGAGCAAATTATATAGCTTTTGTTAACCCATGTACAGTGCAGCTGGATGGTGAAACTGAAGTGTTTGGTAATGATCATGAAGAAAAGAGTAACAGCTTCCTTGATTGTGACTGGGGTAATATCGGAGATTTTGATGATTTTGACCGCTTATTTAGGTAATATCAGACACTGGAAGAGGTTTTCCCTGAAATCTTATGAATTAATAAAATCATCACATGTTACAATTGAATAAACTCATCACATGATGTTATTGTCTACAGCAATGGTGACTCCATATTTGGTAATGAGATGGTTGCTGATGGCAGTAATTTTCTCTCAGCATCTTCAGATCTGGTGGATACTACTGTACAATCAATCCCCTTTCCAGTATGTCGATACATTAATAATCTTCCACTGTGAATTTTCATCTCTTTCCATAATTTTGAACTATTTTTTATCTATACTATTTACTTGATGGTTCCACAGCATATACCACTGAATAAACAACTATCTTCTGATCATGGATCTTCGCTTCTGATTAATGAAACATCTGGTGGAACTACCGAACAAGAAAGCAAGGTAAATGTCTAAATGCATGCATTTATGTGTCATAATTAGCAGTTACTTCTTGGCTACTCCTGTTATTCATTTTTGGCAGGTAGTAGACGCTAATGCTAAATCTGGAGAGCAAGCTGAGCATAAAAATCATCTGAATAATGAATATTCTGGAAAACCAAATCAGTTTCCAAAGGAGGTAGTCAGCCATGTGATGCATCCTATCAACTTTTATGAATGAAATCCATCTCCCACATTTTGTTATAGTGATACACTAAAATATGTCCTGAGGTTGTTTTCATTGTTCTGATCCCTCATATAAGAGTGTTTACATTTAGGGTAATAAGTTTGAAGGACAGCTGTTCATTTCGAATTAGTTTTTTGTTTTACCGAATTCTTCATTAGCATGTATTTTAAATCCAGGAAGCCATCTAAACTGATTTAATTATAAATCAAAGTCCTTTCTGACAGTTTCAGCTATAACTTTGTGATGTCTTTTAAGGTTCCAGTAAATTAAGCACTGTGAGGCATCATAATGACCAACATACATTCATTATATGATACTCTTGTGATTTATgatactcctttttttttgtttctattgGAGGTTGTCATGTTTATCTACCTTTTTCATTATAAATGTCAATTTTTCAAATTAAGATTTGAGATGCAGTTGAATATTGATTAGTTTATCTGACTTGTAGGGAACAAGTTTGCTCTCTTCCTAACTAAATGTAAATATGTTTCTGAACACAAATATGCTTCTCCATGTAGGGAGATGTGCAGAAGAAGTCAGTGAGGTCACGGAGAAGAACAGAAGAAAGAGGCAAAAGTAAAATGTCCAATAGTACAAGTGGCTTCTCCCAGAACCAAGGACAGCATCGACCAGCCAGTTCGCATTCATTGGCCAAAGCCCCTGCGCAACCCCTTCAGACTCCTCAATACTTGCTATTACATGATAACAAGAACATGGGACAACTTCAGCAGGCTAATCAGTTTATTTTCCCTGACTATGGATATCCTTCATATCAATTTCCTGGCATTCCTCTGATGTCAAATGTTCAGGCTGAAAGCCATCAAACAAAGCCAGCTACTACAAATTACCGAACTTCAATAGATTCCCCAAAACAGTCAAGTTCCGCAGAAAAGTCACAAGATATACCATCAAGACCATTGATGATGACACCCCAAGAAAAGATTGAAAAGCTTAGGCGTCGACAGCAAATGCAAGCACTGATAGCtattcagcagcagcagcagcagtttggTCAAGATGGTTCTGGCAGCGATACCATGGTACCTCAAGCGTACTCACCAAAGAGCAAAAATCCAGATTCCTTAGGGAGTTCTGTTGTCATAGATGATAATGCAAATAAAGTTTTCTCACTAGAGCTGATTCCAACTGGCCATGAAGAGATTCAGAAGAGTTCTGGGATTCCTGATGACCCCTttatagaagaaaaaatatattatcagCTTCAAGATGCTCTTGCGAAGGTAGCTTATTTAGTATTTCTTCAGATTTttacattgatttttttatgccATGTAAGACCATATCTGTTGCAGGGCTTATTTCAAGATAAATTAATTGACCATATTTTCTTCTTTACACAGTTGGATACCAGAACTCGGCGTTGTATTCGAGACAGTTTACTCCGTTTGGCCCATAGTGTCTCAGAGAGACAAATTACTAGTGACAGAAGTAGTGCTAACAAGAGTAATAAAGATGATGATGAAGTTTCAGAAGACACATCTAAAAGAAGGTATGCTTTGCTTCATGCCATAATGGTTCCATTAAGTATTACCATCCTCGCATTTGGACACTGCTAGTAGTAATGCGTTGCTTTACTGTACATAATGCAATATtgcaatactccctccattaaaaGTCTAAGCATATTTCTTTTTTCACCAAAACCAAGAAGAATATAACTCATCCCCCATGTAACAAAATCAAGGaactatatgcatgcatgcaaccaatgagtattaagATGGTTTCTTGGGCTCtgatcaacaatttaatttagcacattgAAACTGCAAATATGATCATCTCATTTggtaaaaccaaaaaaaaaatatgcttaagacttttggatggagggagtatataagtaATATTGCTATTTTAGATCAAGATACTCCTAAGTTGAACGATTGTACATTTAGGAATAAAATTATGTTCCAGTCATCAACAGTACATCGGGCACAACAGGGGATAATGATCTGAATGGCATCATGTTTGTGTACTTCTATCTAATTAAACTAGGATAACAGTTCTAATATTGTGAATTGTCCTATCATATCATATTTACCCAATGATATTTGAAATTGAATAGGATAAAATATTGAAATTAAGTAATCAAAAGTTTCAACATCTTTGTTTTGTTGGGGTTTCTCATTTcttttaagattttatttgtTAGTTCATCCTTAGTAAAAGGATACTATGGATCCAATGCTAGTTTTTTTGTTGTACTGGTTGGAGGGAACAGCTGAAGGTTCCCCTGACATTTTGGTTGTAGCTGGAATGTGCAGCCTTGTACGAAAAGATTCTGAAAATCTCTCCAAAAAAATAAACACAACCCTAGCCAAGAAGCTCTGAAATTCCTTCATCATCCAGCAAGTAGTTGAAGATCTGCAATTTCTACCTCGTACCAATTCATCTTATTTATACCATCTTTTTGCTGCTTGCAAGTAGCTAGCTGCCGTTGCGTATATATGAGTACAataggtatattttttttcagtgaCAAATTCTTGATTGATACAATCCCAGATCTCCAGCAAGTGAAGCAGAAACAAACACAAATCCAATCGACCGCATTGTGGCACATTTACTGTTTCATAAGCCTTGTTCAAAGGTTTCAACACCTGCAAAAGAAGAGATCAAATCCTCAACTCCATTGCCAACTGAAcctggtgtgtgtgtgtttataatatatttgttggTTAACTAGTCTGAATATGCCATCGTTAGGTATGTATACACAATGAACTAACATGATGCTTGGGATTTACAACACTGTGCAGATTCGAAGATTCCTACAGACGCACCTGGGGGACCATCAGAAAATCACCAGAATGGGCAAGAAATGACACTGCAGCCTTCACTGTAATGTAAGATGTATTAATGGAAGATTTTGCTCAAAGACCAGTGAGATCATAATTCTTTGTGTATCTGATGGCCCAATTTCTCTGCGAATGGCTGGTGTTTCTCCTTAGAGTATGTGGCAGGGGACCAATGAATTGCTCAACATCAACATGGTTAGCTGCCTCTAAAGATGGCCATTGCCAGTCCGCTGATCACCTCCACTGTCAGAGATCATTACGTGATGTATCCTGCTGTATCAGTTTCACCATCCTAGTGCCTTGTGTcatatcccaaaaaaaaaaaaaaaaacaacactgTACAGTTTAGACTGGATTCATGCCGAGGTGACACTTTGGGTGTGTATGTTAGAGTTCACTGAAAGAGAGCGAACATTTGGCTCTAGAAATACTTTTGTCGTTGGAAATTCCTCGATCTTATTCCCCAGAAAATGTCCTGTTCCACTCCATAACATTCATGTGCTATGTGTTGGTCGC encodes the following:
- the LOC4324539 gene encoding protein LNK2 isoform X1 → MRPLHTWPSRTSTPTARPIILHHASAPPWTPLGGWEGRGERERGEREAQTTTTQVASGGGGEASKRNAILRRVTELEDFLPFPFAVAGDATVGTRGAARIGLSFGCGASGGRHLRRMFEWNDDQQQVGDAIWAEFNENEDHIVPYPKDTEDSALVSVGDQKKNDEETDNIPGLTERSSSGQTEFPVLEKQPASQASEHYSATQLDVESWPDLPSLNATLDRNYSDDNIASTYLDFSSAPSLEKVTGNTTVQLDGETEVFGNDHEEKSNSFLDCDWGNIGDFDDFDRLFSNGDSIFGNEMVADGSNFLSASSDLVDTTVQSIPFPHIPLNKQLSSDHGSSLLINETSGGTTEQESKVVDANAKSGEQAEHKNHLNNEYSGKPNQFPKEGDVQKKSVRSRRRTEERGKSKMSNSTSGFSQNQGQHRPASSHSLAKAPAQPLQTPQYLLLHDNKNMGQLQQANQFIFPDYGYPSYQFPGIPLMSNVQAESHQTKPATTNYRTSIDSPKQSSSAEKSQDIPSRPLMMTPQEKIEKLRRRQQMQALIAIQQQQQQFGQDGSGSDTMVPQAYSPKSKNPDSLGSSVVIDDNANKVFSLELIPTGHEEIQKSSGIPDDPFIEEKIYYQLQDALAKLDTRTRRCIRDSLLRLAHSVSERQITSDRSSANKSNKDDDEVSEDTSKRRSPASEAETNTNPIDRIVAHLLFHKPCSKVSTPAKEEIKSSTPLPTEPDSKIPTDAPGGPSENHQNGQEMTLQPSL
- the LOC4324539 gene encoding protein LNK2 isoform X2, which produces MRPLHTWPSRTSTPTARPIILHHASAPPWTPLGGWEGRGERERGEREAQTTTTQVASGGGGEASKRNAILRRVTELEDFLPFPFAVAGDATVGTRGAARIGLSFGCGASGGRHLRRMFEWNDDQQQVGDAIWAEFNENEDHIVPYPKDTEDSALVSVGDQKKNDEETDNIPGLTERSSSGQTEFPVLEKQPASQASEHYSATQLDVESWPDLPSLNATLDRNYSDDNIASTYLDFSSAPSLEKVTGNTTVQLDGETEVFGNDHEEKSNSFLDCDWGNIGDFDDFDRLFSNGDSIFGNEMVADGSNFLSASSDLVDTTVQSIPFPHIPLNKQLSSDHGSSLLINETSGGTTEQESKGDVQKKSVRSRRRTEERGKSKMSNSTSGFSQNQGQHRPASSHSLAKAPAQPLQTPQYLLLHDNKNMGQLQQANQFIFPDYGYPSYQFPGIPLMSNVQAESHQTKPATTNYRTSIDSPKQSSSAEKSQDIPSRPLMMTPQEKIEKLRRRQQMQALIAIQQQQQQFGQDGSGSDTMVPQAYSPKSKNPDSLGSSVVIDDNANKVFSLELIPTGHEEIQKSSGIPDDPFIEEKIYYQLQDALAKLDTRTRRCIRDSLLRLAHSVSERQITSDRSSANKSNKDDDEVSEDTSKRRSPASEAETNTNPIDRIVAHLLFHKPCSKVSTPAKEEIKSSTPLPTEPDSKIPTDAPGGPSENHQNGQEMTLQPSL